The proteins below are encoded in one region of Hordeum vulgare subsp. vulgare chromosome 3H, MorexV3_pseudomolecules_assembly, whole genome shotgun sequence:
- the LOC123441709 gene encoding nuclear transcription factor Y subunit B-4-like produces MSEVVGTPESGGGGGVKEQERFLPIANIGRIMQRGVPEKGKISKDAKESIQECVSEFISFITSEASDKCMKDKRKTINGDDLIWSIGTLGFEDYVEPLKLYLNLYREAIAAGDMCAIYQEKMYVRVLLRCKHIFCEDCVSEW; encoded by the exons ATGTCGGAGGTGGTGGGCACGCCGGagagcggcggcggaggcggggtCAAGGAGCAGGAGCGGTTCCTGCCGATCGCCAACATCGGGCGCATCATGCAACGCGGCGTGCCGGAGAAGGGAAAGATCTCCAAGGACGCCAAGGAGTCCATCCAGGAGTGTGTCTCTGAGTTCATCAGCTTCATCACCAGCGA GGCCAGCGACAAGTGCATGAAGGATAAGCGCAAGACCATCAACGGCGACGACCTGATCTGGTCCATTGGCACCCTCGGCTTCGAGGACTATGTCGAGCCCCTCAAGCTCTATCTCAATCTCTACCGGGAG GCAATCGCTGCTGGTGATATGTGTGCCATCTACCAGGAAAAGATGTATGTTCGTGTCCTCCTTCGCTGTAAACATATTTTCTGCGAGGACTGTGTCTCTGAATGGTAA